One Bos indicus isolate NIAB-ARS_2022 breed Sahiwal x Tharparkar chromosome 10, NIAB-ARS_B.indTharparkar_mat_pri_1.0, whole genome shotgun sequence DNA window includes the following coding sequences:
- the CTXN2 gene encoding cortexin-2 yields the protein MSSTYCGNTSAKMSVNEVSAFSLTLEQKTGFAFVGILCIFLGLLIIRCFKILLDPYSSMPSSTWEDEVEEFDKGTFEYALA from the coding sequence ATGAGTAGTACCTACTGTGGCAACACTTCAGCTAAGATGAGTGTCAACGAAGTGTCAGCTTTCTCATTGACTCTGGAGCAGAAAACTGGCTTCGCTTTTGTTGGGATTTTGTGTATCTTCTTGGGACTTCTTATTATCAGATGCTTCAAAATCCTGTTAGACCCATATAGTAGCATGCCTTCCTCTACATGGGAAGATGAAGTAGAAGAGTTTGATAAAGGGACATTTGAATATGCACTTGCCTGA